The DNA window CAATGCTCACTAATTGCTCACAAATAGCCTGTCTTCTATACTGTGAATTTAATAAAGCTGCTACTAGTAAACATTTGAAAAGTTTCAATGCAACTTCTTATCAATTCTACTGTTTCTGATACCTATGCTAATCTAAGCTAATTATCTATTAGCTATTGCCAGCTACACCCCAGTCATACAGGCCTAGAGAATGACCGCTGTGGCAGCAACAAGTAAAAGTGTGAAGTCTCCAGTATGTTATTGAGTGATTAATGGAGGTTACTGGTAGTCACTATGTGAAACTGGCTACCAAGAGGATGTTGCACCAAAAACCTTGTTAGCAGATTGCTGCTGTTGCATGAGAAAcactgacttgtctgcaaacccTCACCAATTAGTCACCAAAAGGCAATGAAATTAAGGAAAGTACAACATGAAGACAGTTCTCCATTAAAGTAAAAGGTGCATCTTTTGAAACGCATTGGTTATAGCAGCAAAGCACAACATTTACTTAGTTAACTTTCTAGATTTCTGGTTTGAATTGTATATTTTTAAGTTTTACTAAGGCTTGGCCAGTAAATGGAACATCTTTGCAGATAATTCTACAACTTTCCTGCAAATTATCGGCAACTTCAGTAAtttgctagcaaccaaagcaatcacactTTTTTGTGTCTGGCTAACAGTTTAGTTGGCAGAAAGTACAATTTTAGATTTACCACAAATACCTTTCCACAAAAGGTATTTGTGGTAAaggtgtttgtctgtttgtttgttttttcactcaaAAGAATAACCATTTAAACTGCAAAAGGTAGGAAAACTTTGTATGCGTGGTATAGAGATTTACAGttataatattatttaacaTGCTGCATAATTGTTGAAGTTACCATATATTATTTTAACTGGAATATAACTTGACTTCACACAGGGAGCGTTAGAGCAACAGAAACATGTGCAGGTGCGTGCCACCCAGCAAAAATTGAGCTTAAAACAGTAATTTAATGCAATATGAGATTTGCCTTTCATTTTGTGATTTGAGTAGAAAATAAACCAGCTCTGTTGCTGTGTTTTCATAGCATGCCTGACAAAACTACACCATAAAATAACCTTCTTCACGGTATGCATACAAAGATATCCTGTGCTGTATGGGAAGGAGGGGCTTAGTCTGGAAGTTACCCTATCAAATGTGTGCTTAAGTGTACAAAGTGTACAAAGCAAACTGGAGCtcacatttgcaaaaaaacatttttttaccgCATTTTCTGAATCATCTATGTGAACCAAGCCCTTTGAACAAACATATATTCTTGTGTGCGCACCCTCGCTGTATGCCAGATCACTGACAATTACCAGATGGCACAGGGAGGCTAGACAGCCCAGATTAATCAGGGCATATGTTTCTCGCTGGATGTGACATTGGATGATGTGTGTGTCTACATAGAACAGGCTAGCCTGGATGTAGTGTGAGGTGATGTGTGTACTTTTTTATgtgcacacagaaaaaaaagcatgtagGGGTTGTGTCTGTGCTAGGCGGTGGATGGTTTATGTCTGCAAATATCCTCTCTCACTCGTTCCAAATCTTGGGCTGTGTTTGCTTGACTTGGTGTGGGATCCTGTGTTTCAGATTTGTAGCATCCGAGTGTGTTTGAGAATACAGTTTCTGAACTGCTCATAATGTTTGCAATTGTTATGTGTATGCACCAGTGTTACTAAGTGACTGTCAGCCAATTTTAGtcagctgtttgtgtttctgaacAAACAATTTCAGCACCGATGCATTAAATTAGTTTCCATACCCTATTTCTTTCACTGTCACTGACGTCTACAATAATAACATAGCTGAGGTTACATAATGAAAGTATTGTTTATCTTCCCTTAACCTGGGCACAGGCTGCTTAAAAACCAGCCTTTTTGCCAAGTCAAGTGCTTTACATTTGTAGTCGTTCTCATAACCAGCAGGGGGCAAATCTCTTGTTGCAGAAACAGGTCCGATCATGTCGAAGtctgacctcagtaaacaaTCTCCTGATGAGTAAATGTTTGCAGACGCAAGCTGAAGATACCGACCACCACAATGCTAAACTCAAAGCTCGAGAATGTCCACAAACCAGTGGGTGACTGTGTATTCAAACTATCAAAATGTTCCTTTGAGTTTTTCTGCTAAACCCATGTTCTTGCTTAAGGTGTGGATTTTTTGCATTCTGAGTGTCCAGATGGTGGTTAAAATGTTTAGCACCAATCATTTTTCAGCAAATAGAAGGACAATATGTTCCACTCTAGCTAGCACAGAGAAAGCTTTTATTGGCTGTTCCCTTATTTAAAACGAGTCGCCACAGCGGATGCAtccacatatttgatttggcacagatttttaggctggatgcccttcctgatgcaaccctcCCAGGGATCTCCACCTTCTCTGTGTTAGCTACTATACTagaggatttttcttttttttttaactgaagcaTTGACATTGCTAGAGGCTTGACAGGTTTTAAACTTTCCCCAAATGCAGAAGCTAGACCAACAATTACAGTGAAagaaagcatagaaaaaagtgctcatgtgaatgggtgaatgaggcaagctGTATGAACTGCTTTGAGtccactatataagaaccagtccttTTACTAAATGCTGCAGTTGTTTTAGGTAAGTGCACATTTTGCCATGTTCAAGTTGAGCTACTACCCTGGAAAGATAATGCAATACACCAATAACACCAATGTTAACTCCATGTATCCAAAATGAGATTTTTATGTTATGGAACCAGTGATCATTGCAGTGAAAACAACAACTCCATGTAACCCAACCTAAATGTCACTTTAATCCATGCTCTCTGTGATTGTGAAACTAGACtatttgcatgtgtttctgTCATCTTCTTCTCACATTGTTGCTTTGTGGTTGGTTGCATAACTGCTCCATGAACTCAAATATAATGCAGCTTCACAGGTTCGACAAGATAGATAAAATAGTTAACATGAAAAGATAAGAGAAGGAATCaagggaaagagaaagaaaagacatcAACCACGCAGAGTGGTCAGGCTGCATACTACCCACAGCATCGCTCTCTGTCCTTTAATCTTTCAGTGCCGGGCTAATTCTTATTGGCGTTATCAAGATTTCTCCCTCCTTGTTTTCACTTCTTCTTGGCTTGCAGACTCCTCTTCAAAAAGCTCTTGGCTCTTTCTACAGTTTGTCACAGAGGCAATCCCCTTCCTCCACTAAAGGTCTTTACATAAAATCCACAGTTTTAGTGTTTCGCAAGTAGGAAGTCTTTAGATTCCCCAAGTGGTTTTAAGTCCAGTCaaaggtaaaataaaaatgaattacttttaaaatcaccacagtCCATTGTGTAAATCTCATTCTCAGCCATACATATGTACAGAACTCCCATCGCACACTTAAAAAAGAAGTTTTTGCTTTGGTTtgattgtttcattttcttctgcagCCGTTGATGTGGAGAgtaaagtttttattttgtgtaaattcTTCAAATCCAAACCAAGGGTTTAATTTTTTCCCATAAAAAGGTCACTGACATATTCACACATGTAGGGTCATGTTATATTGAGATCTAGATAGCATGGTGGACTAATTTCTGAACTTCACCTAGAaggttgtgattttatttttttcctgtggcAAATTCCCCCTTAAGAATCAACTGTAAATCAAAGTCctcacatttatttctttttcacaaTTGCACATGTCTTTTATCTTGAAGTCTTGCTTTCTCTTAATCGAGAGAGCAGGAAAGGCAAATCCACTATCCTCTTGCAGTATTCTTCACCCATGTAGATCTTTCAAACCCCAGTTCTTCCATCCTTCAGTGCATCTGCCCAAGCAAACACTGACGATCCAGACCTCCATTTCCTCTTCTGTCTATAGgaccattttttccccccaatcaGTGGATATTCAAAAGGCCCCAAGCTCTCCAGCCCATCTGTTTATCCATCCATTGTCCCatcgcttctttttttttttctccaatccTTTCCTCTCAGAGGTCCAGACGGAAGGCGCCAAAGTAGCTAGCAGATTCTTCTGCATTTACCATGGTGGGGGAAGAGACAGAGACGAAGATCTCGTCACCGGCCCTCAGTTCAAAAAGTCCTCCCTGGTAAACGGAGTGTAGGGCGTACTCAGCGTCTGGAGCCCAGCACTTGGTTCCCACACCTTTCAGGAGCtggaaaaaaattacaaagTAGAAAATCATCCCAGTGCTAATGACAGTGCTGAAAGGTACAAATACTTCAGGGTGATCTTTGATTGTTTTAGGAAAACAGAGATGCTGTACCTGTATGGGGCTTGGGTAGGACGTTTTCTTGTAGACGCACTGCACCAGTTGGTGGCTGACGCTGCGCTGGTCCCCCTCATTTGCAGATGGGGATGGATAACGGAAATACACCTGGACAAAGGTGGAAATAAGTTAATGCAGTgacttgttttatgttttttcctctttgacGTGCCCTTGTTTTTGACAGAAAAGCAGGTTTCCTGCAGTCTACCTTACAGGTAGACCCTacttgtaaggtagaccctacgaTAATGAATCCAATCATGTTGTAAACAACAATTAATGGTTAATAAAATTGAATATACAACAGTCACAGACACCTTTATTCAGCAGCTATCACTACAAGGTTAATTAATGACAAACTTGTCatgttaaaacacacaaaaatatggCAAAGTGCCTGGAGCATCTCCTCCATCTGCATAGCTTTCTCACCTGTGAGTACAGATAGTACCTCCCATCTTGGGGCACTCGGAGCTTCCCATTAGACAGGGTCATGTTGTGCAGGTGAGCTCCTAGGCTCTGATTGGCCCATGAGCGGACCAAATGGCGGCAGGACTGATGAAGACCAGGCATGATGCTCAGGGAGGAAGAAAACCCTGTTGGCAAAGATTAAAAAAGTGTCAAGAGACAAATTCTAAACAGAAGAGGGAAGAAAAACTGTCACATGGGGATGGAAAATAAAAGgagtggggaaaaacaaacCAGCTAAAGCCTAGAAATCATAGATtggatgtaataaaaaaaaaatcaataccaGGTTTAAAAACTAAGCAAAGACACATATCAGTGAGTGTTTGCCCAAAGCTCATAAGCGGCAGCAGCTGGCAAAATGAACCTTGAATAAATACAGTTTGTGACTCCAGAGTAGTGCGCTTCTGTCTTACAGCCGCCAAAGTTGAGCAATAGTTTGCCTTTTCCCCTAAAGCCCTTAAAATATTGAGAAACATCTGAAATACTGagttaaaaaagataaaatcctgtgattaaaaaaaaagcacttttaaTTACAGTATTATTTAAAATTTTGGTGAACGATGTTTACATTACACAGTTGAGCCACCATGTCTATTGGACAATGTAGGCGATGTGGATTTTCCTTCTGAGTACTCTGTAACAGGGCACTCTGAAGTGCACATTCAAACTTGTACAATGGCCACTTAAAGCAGAAGTGGTGATTTAATCTTTGGTTAAGCCTGTTTCACCGGTAAGAGGCACCAACTTGAAGCCAAAGTCCTGTAAGATGCAGGAAATACTGAATACTGCTGACTAGAACCATGTGTAGCAGTTTTCCTCATGGcagaaattaaacatttaacaCAAGTGATTTCTCGTGCATGCTGGCTTTATTTCCTCTGCCACGTGTACTTGTGTGACTAGTGTGCAAATCTGAAACACTGCCATCAACAATAGAAGCGTAAGTCTATAACACTACAATGTaaatgctgtgatttattagCACATAACCATCACAGAGACCTTAACTGAATAAACTCTTCCATCTGATCCAACGctgaaaaatgattttcaatccAGAAGTGCgagaaactgcagttcctttagtggccacttgaggctccaAAAACAAGTCACTTTCCAAAGGCTTGcattaaaaaacatgtttacagcctgataccAAAAACTGCATTAGCTTTTCTCTTCATAAGAACTCCATGCTgggtgattttttattttagaacACATCCACCTGGATACTGAAGGGATGGGGGGGTACATTCACTTTAAATGAAAAGTTTTCCCAAAAGAGCTTCACCTCTGCTAGTCAATGAAGTGGACTGCACCATTGTGTACGTGCTGTTTTAGCAGGTACTATCCAAAAAATAATATGACTTACTGTATGGAACAAACCATCCAAGACGTGTGTTACTGACCTgttgtctgtgtgacagtcgtGACAACTTGGTCTTCAAGATGCACTGAAACTGGAAAACGGTAAACGGAGATGGTGTGCCTTTAAGTACAAGTTGCATTTTTTGAAACTTGTTGGCTGCACCTCTGCagtgcaacttttactttgaatgtAAAAGTAAATTTATTGTACAGTTTTTCAAGTTGCACTGCTGCTCAGCTAATAGTTAGCAAGCATTCGcagacaaacatgaaaaacaggaaactgaggcagTTTGTTACCAAACAAATCGATTGCttggaggtttttggtgcagcaacTTCTGTGCAACCAATTTCCAGCCAGGAACTATCAGAAACCCTAACAACCAGTCAGGAAAGACGCAGTTGCAACTAGCAAATGGTGATGTCCAACATGGCGATAATTCATGGCATAACTCTTAATGTCTGCAAAATGTGTGCAAGCTTATCTTCATTAACTAATACGTAAGCATGCTGTGCTTTTGCTGTGCTTTTGCTGTCCACATAAGGTACCTTAGGGCTCCAAACAAACCAACGTGGCAACAGCCAAAAGGCAAACTCTGAAGCTTCAAAACGGACAGTCGAAACCCAGATGGCAAAGTCATGGTGACGACTTAAATTCTTTACACTCTCAGTTGTAATTAGTCGGGTCATAGCTTGTGTGTGCCAGCGTGAAACAGTTTTCTTCATGTGTAGGATAACTTCTCTTTCTAAGAAACACCCATCGCGGATCAAAGTTCCTCCAGTACTTCCTTATGAGAAATCCAGGCTTAATGTGTGAACCTCACCCTCTTACAGACACACAGTCTTTCTAgctcttgcacacacacacacacagcacatttCTTACCCTTTGTCAACTCAGTGGAAATAACATAAGGAAGGCTTTGCCAGATTGTCAACACCCTTCAGCTTGCACGACCGATTCAGATGAAACAATACCAAAGTCATGAAAAACACATTCCAACTTTAAATTCCATGTTTTATAACGTGTGTGATTCTGATCTGTGAACTATATAAATATCTACTTTACTGCCACATACAGCATACTGGTAGACCTCACAGACTCAGCTTAAAACTTCAGTGTTTCTTAGTAAATGCCTCGGGCACACAGGAAGTGGTACGAAAAAGAGCAGCAGAGTAGACTTTAATGTGCTTCTAAACATGCTACACAGGAAAATGGGGAAGAAAATGTGATTTGGAACTTTAACAGATGGAATAACTTAATAATCCACCCATTCATCTTTTTTAATTGGTTATACAGATAGGACCAGTGGAAGGGCTGGAGCCAATCTCTGCTATCATTGGGCAAAAAGTGGGGTACAGGCTGGACAGGTTGACTTCCATCACAGTTCACTAattttgattaaataaataatcaaacatACATGTTTTTGGTTTCTGGGAAACCAGAGGCCCCAGTGTGCACCAAAGAACTcgataataatacattttatttctttgtgaataattttaataaacaaagCTTCCTAAACAGGACTGTAGTGTGTGTAAATCTGAAAATAGCCACTGGGTGTGCGTGACACTCACGGACTGTAgcgctacatttctgtgatctaaggagcttggaaagaaaagctctagacttctttaagtttcttgaagatttTTTATctttcatccgagaagcttcttcagatttttttctttagatattttttaaacttcatGAGCAGCTGCTCCCAATGCTCGTCAGTGTTCCTTAGTCTAATTCAGTCCAGATGTCTGAACCATGTAGGAACCAAAACTGTTTATGTGCTTATCGTTGATTTTAACCAATCAACCCACAGTTTTGTGCATGCTCGGCACATGCAAAACATACGGCTCAGCGGCAaaactttcattttcttctccGACTTCCCGAAATCTTTCGCCTAGATTAATGATGACCGCTTAAACACAGATGCCTCACCTTGAGAACTGGCGTCTCTGAGGGTCAAGTGGGCAGATGGCCTCTGGGTCACGGGGCTCATAAACTTTGACCCTGAGTTGTTGAAATTGTGAGGCATGGTTCTCGCCTCTAAGGGAGAAAGGGGAtcaaagaacattaaaaaagtTAGTGAgaaggtgtgtgtctgtctgtgtttgtgtgtgtgtctgtagacAAAGGGATGCTCACCAGTGAAGATGCGCTTTGAGATGATGCTATCTGCCACCTAaaagaaaatatagaaaaacataCAAGTCAACAAAAATgtgagaataagaaaaaaaaggaattgtTCACTTTATGCTGTTAAATTTAACATCTTAGCGtgacctaaaaaaaaagaatgtgcaAACTCACTGCTGGATAAAAAGGAGGTTAATGTAACATGGTGAGCTAGACTAGCTTGTTTCATCTGAGTAACGCAAATAACAAAGGATTATTCACACAGGGCTGGATAGGATACAGCTGATTCATCTAATGCCATCCACCACAATTACCGGACATGTAAAACGATATAAAATTGTAATATTTGTGTAAAAATCTAACATTCAAACTTTTGTTGATAAGTAAACTAAATCAGcaaaaataaagtaatttttaaagtttatttaatttatttttgtatattttgtatactttttgttttttgtctaaaattaaATCTCTATATACTATTTACatgttttaaatacatttatttatttaaattattacatttctattttttccaATGCTTTTTGAAGCATAATAAAACATTAGCAATaagcaaataaaatataatggtTAACTTAATTCTCTAATGCCTGACAGGAGGTCAACTTAGGTCTGATGACTGTTGTAAATACACGAGCATAAATCAAAGTTACATGAACTTTCCATAATGTTCCAGAGAGAGGGGAAACTGCTCTTTAAGTTAACTACAGTACATACAGTACATATTAAATAACTGAGAAAATTGTAAATAGCTTGATTGAATTATTTCAGGAAATCAGAAGATCTCCAGTCACAGTCACATTGCATAGCCACAGGAGCACAACATCCTTAAACTATGCACGGAATCAGTCTTTAATTAATCATTAAAGCAATTAAACAGCACCACAATAAGGTTTTGAACTTGTGAATTATTGGTCCCATAAATCACTCCCCCACAAATGTTGTCTGTAATTGGATAAAGTACAAAACACTAAGTGTATGAAAGTCAATTTAAAGATAAAGGCACTGTGTTGTACTGTAAGTGTTGTCTGTCAGTCCATTTTTACAGCTTTGTAACTGTTAATAAAGATGAGCTTGTCCAGCTAGAGTGAGAGTCGAAGGTGTTATTTAACTCTGACTGTAAAGTGAATCATTAACCTGCAGTTGTTTCTTTGGGCTCCTCAGACAGCCAGAGCCAGTTTTATGGGTGTGAAGTGGCTGCAGTGGacacagttgttttgtttgtgtcgACTGTTCTGTAATGAATTTATTGATTCTATAGTTAAGTAATATTTGTACAGCCCTAAAGTAGCAATGTGTCATGGTTGAGCTTCGTGATGTTTGCGACACCGTCCCAGCTTTGATTCACATAGGGAAAAGAAAGTTTGCTAAGAGAGGAAACCTTAAGGCAACAAACATGTTCTAGGGACAAGACAAAAGCAGAAGTATTGAAATTACAACACGAATCATTGTGAATATATCAGATAAAGATGTAATATTTGGTTTTTTAAGTTTAGCTGCTAAAGGTAaaagatattttcttttttcacagaAAAATCTTCAGTTGACccaaaatgctgcactgagagcACTAActgggactagaaagagagagcatatttctcccattttGGCTTAGTTTTGGCTCCCTGTTTAATCCAGAATCAAGTTTAAAATATAAAGTCTttaataatcaggccccatcttatcttaaagagccttcagctttcaggcccctcatCTGTGGAAACAGCTCCAATTAAGGTTTGTTAGACAGACTCTTTCAAGATGAAGTTTTCCGTATAGTTatgctggaccaggtgaccctgaaccatcccttagttacGCTCCTAAAGACTGAGATTGCTGGAGGATTTCCCATGATGCCATTACTCCTCCAATCCCTTCTTTCTTCCTTTGTACACCACTATTGCATGTCATTAACTTTTGTCCCAGACTGCCTTTTGTCCTGTTTATTGCCTATGGTCTATTACCCCCTCACTCCCAAaccagttgcagcagatggctgcccctccctgagcctggctctgtttCTTCCTCCCCGCCATCGTAAAGTGCTAGTGGAGCTCTTCCTCTAAGACCTTGCAGGTCTTCACGTCACAACAAAGTGCCTTGAGATGAGTGTTGCTGTGAACTGGTATAATTAATCTGAATTATTTTAGCGTAGCTCAACTAACTTTGGTACACTTCTCTCAGTGAGAATGAGGGAGAGGGACCTGATCCTGATGAATAATGACTACAGGAGAAAGAACATTCAGgacattttcatcagcagagaATGTGTGGAGAAGTTTCAGACTTAGCTTAGTTTTAAAATTGGACAATACACTacatgctctttttttctttcattttacacTCTCCTGTCTTTTTTGCCTTCTTTCATCATCTCAACTCTTAAATATAAACTTTCCTTTTCTTCCCTCAACAGCACACACTTCCCCGTCATCCAGTCTCTGGTTTATTTCTCCTGCTCCTCTCTATCATTTATGTTCCCAGGGAGTGGCTTTTGTTTCATCCCAGGTGTAGACACAGCCaggaccaaaatacaaacaactgACAAattcaaagaataaagaacaaacagcCAAAAAAACAAGCCGACCCTCAACATCACAAAGTATGTTCTAGTAAAGTGTTTGGGCAGCTCGTGCTGCCAGAACAGCTTCGGTGTGCCTTGGCATTGATTCCTCAAGTCTCTGGAACATCAATCTAACAAATGATATTCCTTTATTTAGTGTTTTGATGATGTGGTGGAGAGTGCTGTCCAAAGCATGGGCCCAAAGATCTCCCACAGGTGTTAAACCGAACTGAAAGCTGGTGACTTAAAGCGAAAGCATATGATTCTCATCAAACCACTCGGTGGCATTGTCATCCTGGAGTCTGCCATGAGAATACAAGTGTTTTAAACTGATCTTTTCCTCTAAGGAATCAAGAAAGCCAACCCCTAACAGAGCCACCAGACCCCATAACGGCAAGGGTCAAGGGTCAAAGttcttcctttaatttgtcacgcgtgcacacacacacacacagatgcgttttgtctctcacacacactcagtaaATCTTCTTCTCCTACACACTGCTTTCTCTACTGACACGTGttcctttttttgtctctccCACTTTGTAAATCAAGCTTCAGTTGCCTTTTGTGCATAAAATAGATTTCCCTCAGCtttaacttacttagcgagctTTTAATTTATAATTCCTTTTACTTCTCTCCCCCCTTTTGCCtgttctctctccctttccccCCTTTCTACTACATGTCTGCCCACTCTGCCCACCTGTTGGGCTCATGTGGTCAATCTGAAGTGCCCCGAAGCTGGGCACTGAGCTCCTATTGAAATAAATCTCTGTGATTAATTTGCAGAAATACCACAATATCCTGAATATGATTAATTCCATTTTTAATGGTCACCCAGCTGCCCATGTGATGTTATTCTTGGCAGTGGGATTGTTTCTCCTGCACTGAACACTCAGCTCAACCTGCAAATTGAGCATGATTGCTCTGGGgttcagtatgtgtgtgtgtgtgtgtgtgtgtgtcagcgtgACACCACGGCTTGTGTATATCCTATGTACTCTAAGGGGGGAACACAATATAGAAAAGTGCAACACAGAGTGTCGGCTGGTCTCGCTCGGCGTAGCGTGCCTGTCTCTGCCTAACGTTCCTTGGGTCCTGAAACCAGAAAATTACCCCCACACACACTTAAAGAGAGAAAATTGCCAACAGACTTTCTGCCCTGCATGTGGCTGCAGTTGaagaaagaaaggggaa is part of the Maylandia zebra isolate NMK-2024a linkage group LG3, Mzebra_GT3a, whole genome shotgun sequence genome and encodes:
- the tnfsf10l gene encoding TNF superfamily member 10, like, yielding MVHSCVGNAMATPSAQQQDYFRSVSSESTTYMMVPAGGPTAAARRETPSKMWVAMVVIVVVVLQIASTTGLFVYLNMSISQVRSQGVTEELKCLSLLNALDKDQDIPDQLAQLFGEPCIKLAEGIKAYISKVADSIISKRIFTEARTMPHNFNNSGSKFMSPVTQRPSAHLTLRDASSQGFSSSLSIMPGLHQSCRHLVRSWANQSLGAHLHNMTLSNGKLRVPQDGRYYLYSQVYFRYPSPSANEGDQRSVSHQLVQCVYKKTSYPSPIQLLKGVGTKCWAPDAEYALHSVYQGGLFELRAGDEIFVSVSSPTMVNAEESASYFGAFRLDL